The Colwellia sp. M166 genome segment AAAATCATCGTCAACTTTTCCCCTTAACCTGCGAATAGCGACATCAATAACGTTAGTATCGCTATCAAAATTCATGTCCCACACCTGTGAAGCGATTAACGAACGAGGTAAAACTTCGCCTTCGCGACGGAGCAATAATTCAAGAAGATTGAACTCTTTGTTGCTTAACAAAATACGCTTACCTGCACGCTGTATTTTGCGCTTGGGTATATCCATTTCTAAATCAGCAATGGTTAATATATCGGCGACTGTTTGTGTTCCCCTTCGACGAATAAGCGTGCGCACTCTTGCTAACACTTCAGCAAAAGCAAATGGCTTAATCAAATAGTCATCCGCCCCCAGCTCAAGCCCTTTGACTCTGTCATCGATACTATCGCGAGCAGATAAAAACATTACCGGGGTATCATTTTTTGCCTGACGAATAGACTGCAAAATTCGCCAACCTGAGACATCAGGCAACATCACATCTAAGATGATAATATCAAATAATTCGGTCATGGCTAAGTGATGACCATCTAGGCCATTACGTGCTAATGACACCTGAAAGCCAGCTTCACTTAAGCCTTGTTTTAAGTAATCACCGGTTTTAATCTCGTCTTCAACAACTAATAAACGCATACATTTCCTTTAATAAGTACTTAACCCGCTGGGCGGTTAACACTATGCAACATTAGTCCCAACAGCAAGATGACATTAAGATTACAACTTTGTCATGTTGGCGTCATGCCAATGACAGGTCTAACTCCTATACTTTGTGCATATTCTAATATAAAAGGCTATGGAAATGAGAGTTAATGAGTCATTACAACCAAGGTTATTACCAAGACGACGTTTCGTTCAAGGATTAATAGCGGGCGGCGTAATTGCTGCTTTCCCTAGTATACTCAATGCAACTTCATCTTTAGCAGCAACCATTATCGGTGATACGCCTGAATTAAGCGGCAAGGTTATTGATTTAGTGATCGCAGAATCACCGGTTAACTTTACTGGTGTTGTCCGTATGGCTACCACCATTAATGGCTCTATTCCTGCCCCAACCTTACGTCTTAAAGAAGGCGATGATGTCACTATTAGAGTGACGAATAAGTTAACCGTACCGAGCTCAATTCACTGGCATGGCATAATTTTACCCTACCAAATGGATGGCGTACCCGGCATTAGTTTTAAAGGTATTATGCCGGGTAAAACTTTTGTCTATAAATTTAAACTCCAACAAAGTGGCACTTATTGGTATCACTCGCACAGCGGTTTTCAAGAAATGACCGGTATGTACGGTGCTTTAATTATTGAGCCGAGAGAAAAAGATATTATTAGTGCCGATAAAGATCATGTGATTTTGCTATCTGATTGGACTGACGAAAACCCTATGGATGTGTTTGGTAAATTAAAAGTGCAGGGTGATACCTACAATTTCAATCAACCAACTGTGCCTGAATTTTTTGATGATGTCGCTAGTTCCAGTGTAGCTAATGCCTTACAACGTCGAGAAATGTGGAATAAGATGCGAATGAATCCTACCGATCTTGCTGACTTATCCGCATCAACTATGACGTTTCTCATGAATGGTAGCACCCCAATGGCAAATTGGCGTGGACTATTTAAAAGTGGTGAAAAGCTCAGACTAAGATTTATTAACGGCTCAAGTAATAGTTTTTTTGACCTGCGCATACCAGAGCTAAAACTAACCGTCGTGCAAGCTGATGGACAAAATATTGAACCGGTAACTGTTGATGAATTTCGCTTTGGTCCCGGAGAAACTTACGATGTTATTGTCGAGCCAAAAAATGATGCTTATACCATTTTTGCACAAAGTATAGACCGCTCTGGTTATGCCAAAGGTACGTTGTCGATAGCGCCGAGTATTGACGCTCCTGTACCGTCACTCGATCCTGTTGAATGGTTAACAATGACAGATATGATGGGGAATATGGCTAATGGCGGCGAACATAGTTCAATGTCAGGTATGCAGGGTAATGCTATGGATAAAGGCGCTATGAAGCACGGTGCTATGGCGATGGATCACAGCAAGCATGACACGGCTGAAAACCCTTTAGCGATTGCTAGTAGAAAAGTTCGTCATGCTAAAACTGAATATGGCGCCTCAGTCGATATGCGAGTTGATATGCCAAGAACAAACTTGGATGACCCAGGTATTGGCTTGCGCAACAATGGTCGTCGCGTATTAACACTTGCTGATTTACACTCACTTGATGGTATCACTAACACCCAAGAGCCTAAAGCTGAAATTGAGCTGCATCTAACCGGTAATATGGAACGTTATAGCTGGTCATTTGATGGTTTAGAGTTTGGTAAAAGTACGCCTGTACACATGAAACATAACGAAAGAATACGGGTTATTTTACAAAACGACACCATGATGACGCATCCAATGCACTTACATGGTATGTGGAGTGATTTAGAAAATGAGCAAGGTAACGTACAAGTACGTCGTCACACCATTCCGGTTCAACCCGCACAGCGGATCAGTTTCTTAACCACACCACACGATGTCGGGCGATGGGCGTGGCACTGCCATTTATTATTTCATATGGATGCCGGTATGTTTAGAGAGGTGGTTGTATCATGAATAAATTTACTTTATCTAAAGCTATTAGCTATGGGCTTATCATGAGCTTGCCGTTATTAAACCAACCAAGCTTCGCACAAAGTGAGATGCCGGTAATGAGCAAGCAAAAAATGCAAGCTCAAGGTGGTGATGCACCAATAAATGCAAGAGATCCCCACGCGTACGCAGCTGGCACCACGTTAACTCAAGGCCCTTATGCATTAACTGATGGAAAAAGACTAACGCTTGCTGACGAATATAAATTTTATGCGCTATTAGGCGATCGGCTGGAATATAACGAACAAACGGATGCCACGGTGTTTGACTTTCAAGCATGGTATGGCACCACCTTTGACCGGTTAGTTGTAAAAACGGAAGGTGATATCAGTAAAGGTAAGCTTGAGGAAAACCAAACCGATATTTTATGGGGCCATGCTATTTCTGCGTATTGGGATACCCAAGTAGGATTGCGCACTGATTACTCTAAAGAGGGTAAAAATCGTCAATGGCTAGCTGTTGGTCTGCAAGGTTTAGCCCCCTATTGGTTTGAGCTTGATATGACCGCATATTTAGGGGAAAAAGGTAATAGCGCGTTTACGCTTGAAGCCGAGTACGAACTATTATTGACACAAAAGTTGATTGTACAACCACGCGCTGAAATCACCTTTTATGGCAAAGACGATGAGCAAAATGAACTCGGTAGTGGCTTATCGAGTAGTGCGATTGGTTTTCGTGTCCGTTATGAGTTCACTCGTCAGTTTGCTCCCTACCTTGGTGTTGAGTGGACAAATACCTACGGTCGAACCGCCGATTATGCAAAATCAAACGAGCTAAGCAGTAGCGAAACAGAGTTTGTTGCCGGCATCAGGTTTTGGTTCTAACTAATCGGTAGAGTAAAATCAGCCCATCATAAGAGTGAATTAACTAAGGTGGCATATCAACACTATAGCTGAGCTTAGCTGATGAATTTGAACATGAATTAGATACAAAAATAGTGTTAAAAAAAGCGATGTCGCTTTGAGACATCTACACAAAAACCCAATAGAATTTATCAAACTAGGAGTCAACCATGAACACCTTAACAAAATTAGCTTTAGTATTAATACCGACAATGACCTTATCAATGTCGGCGTTGGCACACGACCCATCAATGCATGTAAAGAAAGCTGAAAAGGCAGATTGTAGCAAAATGGATCACAG includes the following:
- a CDS encoding copper resistance protein B, with amino-acid sequence MNKFTLSKAISYGLIMSLPLLNQPSFAQSEMPVMSKQKMQAQGGDAPINARDPHAYAAGTTLTQGPYALTDGKRLTLADEYKFYALLGDRLEYNEQTDATVFDFQAWYGTTFDRLVVKTEGDISKGKLEENQTDILWGHAISAYWDTQVGLRTDYSKEGKNRQWLAVGLQGLAPYWFELDMTAYLGEKGNSAFTLEAEYELLLTQKLIVQPRAEITFYGKDDEQNELGSGLSSSAIGFRVRYEFTRQFAPYLGVEWTNTYGRTADYAKSNELSSSETEFVAGIRFWF
- a CDS encoding copper resistance system multicopper oxidase; protein product: MRVNESLQPRLLPRRRFVQGLIAGGVIAAFPSILNATSSLAATIIGDTPELSGKVIDLVIAESPVNFTGVVRMATTINGSIPAPTLRLKEGDDVTIRVTNKLTVPSSIHWHGIILPYQMDGVPGISFKGIMPGKTFVYKFKLQQSGTYWYHSHSGFQEMTGMYGALIIEPREKDIISADKDHVILLSDWTDENPMDVFGKLKVQGDTYNFNQPTVPEFFDDVASSSVANALQRREMWNKMRMNPTDLADLSASTMTFLMNGSTPMANWRGLFKSGEKLRLRFINGSSNSFFDLRIPELKLTVVQADGQNIEPVTVDEFRFGPGETYDVIVEPKNDAYTIFAQSIDRSGYAKGTLSIAPSIDAPVPSLDPVEWLTMTDMMGNMANGGEHSSMSGMQGNAMDKGAMKHGAMAMDHSKHDTAENPLAIASRKVRHAKTEYGASVDMRVDMPRTNLDDPGIGLRNNGRRVLTLADLHSLDGITNTQEPKAEIELHLTGNMERYSWSFDGLEFGKSTPVHMKHNERIRVILQNDTMMTHPMHLHGMWSDLENEQGNVQVRRHTIPVQPAQRISFLTTPHDVGRWAWHCHLLFHMDAGMFREVVVS
- a CDS encoding heavy metal response regulator transcription factor; protein product: MRLLVVEDEIKTGDYLKQGLSEAGFQVSLARNGLDGHHLAMTELFDIIILDVMLPDVSGWRILQSIRQAKNDTPVMFLSARDSIDDRVKGLELGADDYLIKPFAFAEVLARVRTLIRRRGTQTVADILTIADLEMDIPKRKIQRAGKRILLSNKEFNLLELLLRREGEVLPRSLIASQVWDMNFDSDTNVIDVAIRRLRGKVDDDFEVKLIHTVRGMGYKLEDEFDEN